One genomic segment of Pseudoalteromonas sp. GCY includes these proteins:
- a CDS encoding MipA/OmpV family protein: MYLIKSVLTSAAIFTLAFASCSHAIETSSDEWQVRLGGGAAAADLPWKGIESELISIPIIDIQKGNWFINKDSLIGYRFPITEDLSVYSGLGYRQDGYDGVFRDAKSEDEVFEGYDAPDGDVTVNYGVTYLWFTLTGHSDISDNSDSTTATFSVSIPLYNDGRGFKISAVGNVEWQQSDYVNYIYGVSGKNIDISRGRVGYLTVDDAVNYSAGFTAHYQLKTQLSLVGGITRTKLDDVIANSPLLDRDTSDLAYVGLVYQF; the protein is encoded by the coding sequence ATGTATCTCATCAAGTCAGTACTTACGTCTGCTGCCATCTTCACTCTCGCTTTTGCTTCTTGTAGCCACGCCATTGAAACGTCATCTGACGAATGGCAAGTTCGTCTAGGAGGAGGGGCAGCCGCTGCAGATTTGCCGTGGAAAGGCATTGAAAGTGAGCTGATTTCAATTCCCATTATCGATATCCAAAAAGGAAACTGGTTTATCAACAAAGACAGCTTAATTGGCTATCGCTTTCCTATTACCGAAGATTTATCTGTCTACTCCGGATTGGGCTATCGTCAAGACGGCTATGACGGTGTGTTCCGAGATGCGAAATCCGAGGACGAGGTTTTTGAAGGATATGACGCACCGGATGGCGATGTTACCGTTAACTATGGCGTCACCTATCTGTGGTTTACGCTCACTGGTCACAGTGATATTTCCGATAACTCAGATTCAACCACGGCTACTTTTTCGGTATCAATCCCACTGTACAACGATGGTCGAGGATTTAAAATCTCGGCAGTAGGTAACGTAGAATGGCAGCAATCTGATTACGTCAATTATATTTACGGGGTGAGCGGGAAAAACATCGATATAAGCCGTGGTCGAGTGGGCTATTTAACTGTTGATGACGCCGTGAACTATTCGGCGGGGTTTACCGCACATTATCAGTTAAAAACACAACTCAGTTTGGTTGGTGGGATAACACGAACCAAGCTCGATGATGTTATTGCCAATAGTCCTTTGCTAGACAGAGACACCAGTGACCTCGCTTATGTTGGCCTAGTCTATCAATTTTAG
- the barA gene encoding two-component sensor histidine kinase BarA: MTKLNLRDSILLLTLLPTLLVGLLLGGYFTINRYVELEEILISQGNRIADSLAMSVEYPIEKQDKAHLHRILSQAHNKHAPLVKSIALFDNQNQLILTSNYHSEFDKLHYFGEVQKLQITEVTTLKNTFVFYSPVKNHLAKKTDWHSAEPATLAVLVVEISKDQALISQQRALILSAIVIIFSFLLSVMLAMRLSRMLTKPIASLILATDKLNEGKQDIAINEPMRGEFELLRQGLIVIGRKMANQKDEMQKHIDQATSDYRETLEQYETQNIQLNIAKKEAQDANRVKSDFLAKMSHELRTPLNGVIGFTRQLYKTPLNKHQKDYLDTIELSANSLLTIISDILDFSKLEAGAMELENIQFELRDAVNEVMTLLAPSAHDKQLEFSISVNRQVPDNLIGDPTRFKQVLTNLISNAIKFTEKGSVKVDINHRLMDESQSSLLVSVSDTGVGIAQDKQDALFTPFAQADTSITRKFGGTGLGLIITKHIVEAMNGRITLNSAPGNGTCFSFNAVFALPNRLYNDDLPSKPLENKRVIYFEPQEHTHYAVIAQLQAWDMQVTRCLTEEEFDTALAQDFNYDICLIGSMASVDQMQTVKSYIKQARGSADYLYLMVNTVSHNMREALIGSGADACLSKPLNHRKLCEMLAAPYRLDHPDMSANEIEATSLPLKVLVADDNDANLKLICTLLDEQVEAIDTAHNGAQAVSLCKSRKYDLIFMDIQMPIMDGISACKSIRDSSLNEDTPIIAVTAHALAGEKEQLLKDGFSNYMTKPIDEDMLKQIICDHSASSPVARQKNIESHQHSVPPFNSQMLDWGLALQRAGNKPDLALEMLNMLLSSVPETLQQLESAQDAEDLPTLLKVVHKFHGACCYTGVPTLKKLAETIETGLKQEKPLSDIEPELFELVDGLTLLLSDSEPAQSN, from the coding sequence ATGACAAAATTAAACCTGCGTGACAGTATTTTACTACTCACTCTTTTGCCAACCCTTTTGGTTGGCTTGCTACTTGGTGGTTATTTTACTATAAATCGCTACGTAGAGCTTGAGGAAATTCTGATAAGTCAGGGAAATCGCATTGCAGATTCTCTGGCCATGTCAGTAGAATACCCAATAGAAAAACAAGATAAAGCGCATTTACACCGCATTTTAAGCCAGGCACATAATAAACACGCACCACTGGTAAAAAGTATCGCGCTGTTTGATAACCAAAATCAGCTTATTCTTACCAGTAATTATCATAGTGAATTCGACAAATTACATTATTTTGGTGAAGTGCAAAAGCTACAAATCACCGAAGTTACTACACTAAAAAATACCTTTGTGTTTTATTCACCAGTTAAAAACCATTTAGCCAAAAAAACCGATTGGCATAGTGCAGAGCCAGCTACGCTCGCAGTTTTAGTTGTAGAGATCAGTAAAGACCAAGCGTTGATATCGCAGCAGCGCGCGCTGATCTTGAGTGCTATTGTTATTATTTTCTCCTTTTTACTTAGTGTTATGTTGGCCATGCGATTATCACGTATGCTGACCAAACCGATTGCCAGTTTGATTTTGGCCACAGACAAACTCAACGAAGGTAAACAAGACATCGCTATCAATGAGCCGATGCGGGGGGAATTTGAGCTATTACGCCAAGGTTTGATTGTTATTGGCAGAAAGATGGCCAATCAAAAAGACGAAATGCAAAAGCACATTGATCAGGCAACTAGTGATTATCGCGAAACCCTAGAGCAGTATGAAACGCAGAATATTCAGCTCAATATTGCCAAAAAAGAAGCACAAGACGCTAACCGCGTAAAATCGGATTTCTTGGCTAAGATGAGTCACGAACTTAGAACGCCGCTCAACGGGGTCATAGGCTTTACTCGTCAACTTTATAAAACACCATTAAATAAACACCAAAAAGATTATTTAGATACCATAGAGCTATCCGCAAATAGCCTGCTTACCATCATTAGTGACATCTTGGATTTCTCAAAACTAGAAGCCGGTGCTATGGAGCTGGAGAATATCCAGTTTGAATTACGCGACGCCGTTAATGAGGTCATGACCTTATTAGCGCCAAGTGCCCACGACAAACAGCTAGAGTTTTCGATTTCTGTTAATCGCCAGGTGCCCGACAACTTAATTGGCGACCCTACGCGATTTAAACAGGTATTGACCAATCTAATTAGTAATGCCATCAAGTTCACGGAGAAAGGCTCAGTCAAAGTGGATATTAACCATCGCTTGATGGATGAATCTCAATCCTCTTTGTTAGTGTCTGTCAGCGATACTGGGGTCGGTATTGCGCAGGATAAGCAAGACGCGCTATTTACGCCGTTTGCTCAAGCCGATACCAGTATCACCCGTAAATTTGGCGGCACAGGCCTAGGTCTTATCATCACTAAGCATATTGTTGAGGCGATGAATGGCCGTATCACTCTGAACTCGGCACCTGGGAATGGTACCTGTTTCTCATTTAATGCCGTCTTTGCCCTGCCAAACCGACTCTACAACGATGACTTACCGAGTAAGCCGCTGGAAAACAAACGCGTCATTTACTTTGAACCACAAGAGCATACTCATTATGCAGTTATAGCTCAGTTACAGGCGTGGGACATGCAGGTAACACGCTGCCTCACCGAAGAGGAATTTGATACTGCTTTAGCGCAGGATTTTAATTACGATATTTGCTTAATCGGCTCTATGGCAAGTGTTGACCAAATGCAAACGGTTAAGAGTTACATCAAGCAAGCTCGTGGTTCCGCAGACTATCTATATTTGATGGTTAATACCGTGTCTCATAATATGCGTGAGGCGCTTATTGGCAGTGGCGCAGACGCTTGTTTAAGCAAACCGCTTAATCACAGAAAACTATGTGAAATGCTTGCAGCCCCTTATCGTTTAGACCACCCAGACATGAGTGCCAACGAAATAGAAGCCACAAGTCTGCCACTTAAAGTGCTCGTTGCGGACGATAACGATGCTAACTTAAAGTTGATCTGTACTTTGTTAGATGAGCAAGTAGAGGCAATAGATACAGCGCATAATGGTGCTCAGGCAGTCAGTTTATGCAAGTCTAGAAAATACGACCTCATATTTATGGATATTCAAATGCCTATCATGGATGGCATAAGCGCCTGTAAAAGCATTAGAGACTCATCCTTGAACGAGGATACGCCCATCATCGCTGTGACCGCTCATGCGCTTGCTGGCGAAAAAGAGCAATTGCTTAAAGATGGCTTTAGTAACTACATGACTAAACCCATAGATGAAGATATGCTCAAGCAAATTATTTGCGACCATAGCGCATCTTCACCAGTCGCGAGACAAAAAAATATTGAGAGTCATCAGCACAGTGTGCCGCCATTTAACAGCCAAATGTTAGATTGGGGGTTAGCGTTACAGCGTGCGGGTAATAAACCTGATTTAGCATTGGAAATGCTTAACATGCTGCTTTCTAGCGTGCCCGAAACGTTGCAGCAGTTGGAGTCTGCACAAGACGCAGAGGATCTCCCAACACTGCTCAAGGTAGTGCATAAGTTTCACGGGGCATGTTGTTACACTGGCGTACCAACCCTGAAGAAATTGGCTGAAACCATTGAAACCGGATTAAAACAAGAAAAACCACTCAGTGATATCGAGCCTGAGCTATTTGAGCTGGTTGATGGACTCACTTTATTGCTTTCTGATTCCGAGCCCGCACAATCCAACTGA